A part of Streptomyces sp. DSM 40750 genomic DNA contains:
- a CDS encoding alpha/beta fold hydrolase, giving the protein MRHPHGTTSRTARALRTSAAGAVSAALVAGTALGLAPAAQAASGTTSTPTTRFVDIKGHGGTVLKANVVAPADASRTYPLLVLPTSWGLPQVEYLAQAQQLANAGYVVVSYNVRGFWESGGYIEVAGPPDIADASKVIDWALANTPADAAHIGMAGLSYGAGISLLTAAHDKRVKAVAALSGWADLIDSIYGGRTQHLQAAALLDGAGRITGRQGPELQQIFKDFYASNLDKEGDMIAWGEKRSPEAYLDQLNTNGTAVMLANAWGDSIFPPNQYADFYEKLTGPRRLELRPGDHATTEVTGLFGLPNDVWTDTQRWFDRYLKGTANGIDREQPVQLKSRTGGAFEGYPDWKSVTATRKKISLTSGTTIRANVDSGANGGVVFLSSILDQVAQLPPVASIPLLPRRWAAVWRSEKYATAQSVRGTAKLHTTVTATKESGTLVAYLYDVGPLGLGKLVSHAPYTFHGETPGKPFGVDLELLSTAYDIPAGHRLALVVDTVDPLYIEHNPTGAQLTFSSPPNDPSYVSIPLRKQ; this is encoded by the coding sequence ATGAGACACCCGCACGGCACCACATCGCGTACGGCCAGGGCTCTGCGTACGAGCGCCGCCGGCGCCGTCTCGGCCGCCCTGGTCGCCGGCACGGCCCTGGGCCTCGCCCCCGCCGCACAGGCGGCGTCCGGCACCACAAGCACCCCCACCACCCGCTTCGTCGACATCAAGGGCCACGGCGGCACGGTCCTCAAGGCCAACGTCGTCGCCCCGGCGGACGCCTCCCGCACGTACCCGCTCCTCGTGCTGCCCACGAGCTGGGGTCTCCCCCAGGTCGAATACCTGGCCCAGGCGCAGCAGCTCGCCAACGCCGGTTACGTCGTGGTCAGTTACAACGTCCGCGGCTTCTGGGAGTCCGGCGGATACATAGAGGTGGCGGGACCACCCGACATAGCCGACGCCTCCAAGGTGATCGACTGGGCCCTAGCCAACACCCCGGCCGACGCCGCACACATCGGCATGGCGGGGCTGTCGTACGGCGCGGGCATCAGTCTGCTCACCGCCGCGCACGACAAGCGCGTCAAGGCGGTCGCCGCGCTGAGCGGCTGGGCGGACCTGATCGACTCGATCTACGGCGGGCGCACCCAGCACCTCCAGGCGGCCGCCCTGCTGGACGGCGCCGGACGGATCACCGGCCGCCAGGGCCCCGAACTCCAGCAGATCTTCAAGGACTTCTACGCCTCCAACCTGGACAAGGAAGGGGACATGATCGCCTGGGGGGAGAAACGTTCCCCCGAGGCGTACCTGGACCAGCTCAACACCAACGGCACGGCGGTCATGCTCGCCAACGCCTGGGGCGACTCGATCTTCCCGCCCAACCAGTACGCCGACTTCTACGAGAAGCTCACCGGCCCGAGGCGGCTGGAGCTGCGCCCCGGCGACCACGCCACCACCGAGGTGACCGGCCTGTTCGGGCTGCCCAACGACGTGTGGACGGACACCCAACGCTGGTTCGACCGCTACCTCAAGGGCACGGCCAACGGCATCGACCGCGAGCAGCCCGTCCAGCTCAAGTCCCGTACGGGCGGCGCCTTCGAGGGCTATCCGGACTGGAAGTCGGTCACCGCGACCCGCAAGAAGATCTCTCTCACGAGCGGCACCACGATCCGCGCGAACGTCGACTCGGGCGCGAACGGCGGCGTCGTCTTCCTGTCCAGCATCCTGGACCAGGTGGCCCAACTCCCGCCCGTGGCCTCGATTCCGCTGCTGCCGCGCCGCTGGGCGGCCGTGTGGCGGTCGGAGAAGTACGCGACGGCGCAGTCCGTGCGCGGCACCGCCAAGCTGCACACCACGGTCACGGCCACCAAGGAGAGCGGCACCCTCGTCGCGTACCTGTACGACGTGGGCCCGCTCGGCCTCGGCAAGCTGGTCAGCCACGCGCCGTACACCTTCCACGGCGAGACGCCCGGCAAGCCGTTCGGCGTGGACCTGGAGTTGCTCTCCACGGCCTACGACATTCCGGCGGGCCACCGTCTCGCCCTGGTCGTCGACACGGTCGACCCGCTCTACATCGAGCACAACCCGACCGGCGCGCAGCTGACCTTCTCCTCGCCGCCGAACGACCCGTCGTACGTGTCGATCCCGCTGCGCAAGCAGTGA